From Homo sapiens chromosome 6, GRCh38.p14 Primary Assembly, the proteins below share one genomic window:
- the TUBB2A gene encoding tubulin beta-2A chain isoform 1 (isoform 1 is encoded by transcript variant 1), which yields MREIVHIQAGQCGNQIGAKFWEVISDEHGIDPTGSYHGDSDLQLERINVYYNEAAGNKYVPRAILVDLEPGTMDSVRSGPFGQIFRPDNFVFGQSGAGNNWAKGHYTEGAELVDSVLDVVRKESESCDCLQGFQLTHSLGGGTGSGMGTLLISKIREEYPDRIMNTFSVMPSPKVSDTVVEPYNATLSVHQLVENTDETYSIDNEALYDICFRTLKLTTPTYGDLNHLVSATMSGVTTCLRFPGQLNADLRKLAVNMVPFPRLHFFMPGFAPLTSRGSQQYRALTVPELTQQMFDSKNMMAACDPRHGRYLTVAAIFRGRMSMKEVDEQMLNVQNKNSSYFVEWIPNNVKTAVCDIPPRGLKMSATFIGNSTAIQELFKRISEQFTAMFRRKAFLHWYTGEGMDEMEFTEAESNMNDLVSEYQQYQDATADEQGEFEEEEGEDEA from the exons ATGCGCGAGATCGTGCACATCCAGGCGGGCCAGTGCGGCAACCAGATCGGCGCCAAG ttttggGAGGTCATCAGCGATGAGCATGGGATCGACCCCACAGGCAGTTACCATGGAGACAGTGACTTGCAGCTGGAGAGAATCAACGTGTACTACAATGAGGCTGCTG GTAACAAATATGTACCTCGGGCCATCCTGGTGGATCTGGAGCCTGGCACCATGGACTCTGTCAGGTCTGGACCCTTCGGCCAGATCTTCAGACCAGACAACTTCGTGTTCG GCCAGAGTGGAGCCGGGAATAACTGGGCCAAGGGCCACTACACAGAGGGAGCCGAGCTGGTCGACTCGGTCCTGGATGTGGTgaggaaggagtcagagagctgTGACTGTCTCCAGGGCTTCCAGCTGACCCACTCTCTGGGGGGCGGCACGGGGTCCGGGATGGGCACCCTGCTCATCAGCAAGATCCGGGAAGAGTACCCAGACCGCATCATGAACACCTTCAGCGTCATGCCCTCACCCAAGGTGTCAGACACGGTGGTGGAGCCCTACAACGCCACCCTCTCTGTCCACCAGCTGGTGGAAAACACAGATGAAACCTACTCCATTGATAACGAGGCCCTGTATGACATCTGCTTCCGCACCCTGAAGCTGACCACCCCCACCTACGGGGACCTCAACCACCTGGTGTCGGCCACCATGAGCGGGGTCACCACCTGCCTGCGCTTCCCGGGCCAGCTGAACGCAGACCTGCGCAAGCTGGCGGTGAACATGGTGCCCTTCCCTCGCCTGCACTTCTTCATGCCCGGCTTCGCGCCCCTGACCAGCCGGGGCAGCCAGCAGTACCGGGCGCTCACGGTGCCCGAGCTCACCCAGCAGATGTTCGACTCCAAGAACATGATGGCCGCCTGCGACCCGCGCCACGGCCGCTACCTGACGGTGGCTGCCATCTTCCGGGGCCGCATGTCCATGAAGGAGGTGGACGAGCAGATGCTCAACGTGCAGAACAAGAACAGCAGCTACTTCGTGGAGTGGATCCCCAACAACGTGAAGACGGCCGTGTGCGACATCCCGCCCCGCGGCCTGAAGATGTCGGCCACCTTCATCGGCAACAGCACGGCCATCCAGGAGCTGTTCAAGCGCATCTCCGAGCAGTTCACGGCCATGTTCCGGCGCAAGGCCTTCCTGCACTGGTACACGGGCGAGGGCATGGACGAGATGGAGTTCACCGAGGCCGAGAGCAACATGAACGACCTGGTGTCCGAGTACCAGCAGTACCAGGACGCCACGGCCGACGAACAAGGGGAGTTCGAGGAGGAGGAGGGCGAGGACGAGGCTTAA
- the TUBB2A gene encoding tubulin beta-2A chain isoform 2 (isoform 2 is encoded by transcript variant 2) has protein sequence MFTFPLAGQSGAGNNWAKGHYTEGAELVDSVLDVVRKESESCDCLQGFQLTHSLGGGTGSGMGTLLISKIREEYPDRIMNTFSVMPSPKVSDTVVEPYNATLSVHQLVENTDETYSIDNEALYDICFRTLKLTTPTYGDLNHLVSATMSGVTTCLRFPGQLNADLRKLAVNMVPFPRLHFFMPGFAPLTSRGSQQYRALTVPELTQQMFDSKNMMAACDPRHGRYLTVAAIFRGRMSMKEVDEQMLNVQNKNSSYFVEWIPNNVKTAVCDIPPRGLKMSATFIGNSTAIQELFKRISEQFTAMFRRKAFLHWYTGEGMDEMEFTEAESNMNDLVSEYQQYQDATADEQGEFEEEEGEDEA, from the coding sequence ATGTTCACTTTCCCTCTGGCAGGCCAGAGTGGAGCCGGGAATAACTGGGCCAAGGGCCACTACACAGAGGGAGCCGAGCTGGTCGACTCGGTCCTGGATGTGGTgaggaaggagtcagagagctgTGACTGTCTCCAGGGCTTCCAGCTGACCCACTCTCTGGGGGGCGGCACGGGGTCCGGGATGGGCACCCTGCTCATCAGCAAGATCCGGGAAGAGTACCCAGACCGCATCATGAACACCTTCAGCGTCATGCCCTCACCCAAGGTGTCAGACACGGTGGTGGAGCCCTACAACGCCACCCTCTCTGTCCACCAGCTGGTGGAAAACACAGATGAAACCTACTCCATTGATAACGAGGCCCTGTATGACATCTGCTTCCGCACCCTGAAGCTGACCACCCCCACCTACGGGGACCTCAACCACCTGGTGTCGGCCACCATGAGCGGGGTCACCACCTGCCTGCGCTTCCCGGGCCAGCTGAACGCAGACCTGCGCAAGCTGGCGGTGAACATGGTGCCCTTCCCTCGCCTGCACTTCTTCATGCCCGGCTTCGCGCCCCTGACCAGCCGGGGCAGCCAGCAGTACCGGGCGCTCACGGTGCCCGAGCTCACCCAGCAGATGTTCGACTCCAAGAACATGATGGCCGCCTGCGACCCGCGCCACGGCCGCTACCTGACGGTGGCTGCCATCTTCCGGGGCCGCATGTCCATGAAGGAGGTGGACGAGCAGATGCTCAACGTGCAGAACAAGAACAGCAGCTACTTCGTGGAGTGGATCCCCAACAACGTGAAGACGGCCGTGTGCGACATCCCGCCCCGCGGCCTGAAGATGTCGGCCACCTTCATCGGCAACAGCACGGCCATCCAGGAGCTGTTCAAGCGCATCTCCGAGCAGTTCACGGCCATGTTCCGGCGCAAGGCCTTCCTGCACTGGTACACGGGCGAGGGCATGGACGAGATGGAGTTCACCGAGGCCGAGAGCAACATGAACGACCTGGTGTCCGAGTACCAGCAGTACCAGGACGCCACGGCCGACGAACAAGGGGAGTTCGAGGAGGAGGAGGGCGAGGACGAGGCTTAA